From Microbacterium rhizosphaerae:
TCGGAGCAGTACCCCATGACGTGCTCGACTCCGGCCCTGTTGTACCAGGACCGGTCCATCAGGACGATCTCCCCCTTCGTGGGAAGCCGTTCGATGTAGCGCTGGAAGTACCACTGACCGCGCTCCTTCTTCGACGGCTTCGTGAGCGCGACCACACGGGCGTGCCGCGGGTTCAGATACTGCATCGTGCGTTTGATCGTTCCGCCCTTGCCTGCCGCATCCCTCCCCTCGAAGATCACCAGCACGCGTGCACCTTCCGCGACCACCCACTGCTGCATCTCCACCAGCTCGATCTGGAGACGCTCCAGCTCCGCCTCGTAGAGCCGCTTCGGGATGCGCTTCACGGTGGACTTCGCCGCCTTCTTCTTCTTCGACATCACGCCGCCTCGGATCGTGTCGACCGCGCACAGGGGCGTCGGGATGTCTGTGCGCCCGGAAGGGGCGTGCGCTGGCTCATGATCCTCGTCGATCCGCGGCGCACACAGTCGCCGCTGCCCCCACACTACGTGGCGGCGACGGAAATGCCGCCGCGTCGAGTCGCACCGATCATGCGGATCGCCGCAGACCGGTCGTCGCGGCATCGCGCACGTCCTGATGCACGGCGCGGCCGAGGATCGGCCTGTCAGGACCGCCGATGCCTCGATCGCGGGCCACCCCGCCTACGTTGCAGCTTCAGTGCTTCTTGACCACCGTGAGGAGTACGACCGAGTCTTCGACCGCGTCGATCGAGTGCCGACCGTCAGGGATGGTCATGAGGTCTCCGGGCGAGCCGTTCCACGACACGTCTCCGAACTTGAGGAGCACGCGGCCGTCGAGCACCTGTAGGGTTGCCTCTCCGGGGTTCTCGTGTTCGGCCATGCTCTCGCCGGCACGAAGTGCCATCACCGTCTGCCGAAGCTGGTGCTCATGGCCGCCGAAGACGGTCTTCGAGCTTCTGCCGCTCGAGGCTGTCCGCGCCTGGCCGAGCTCGTGCCGCGCGAGGGCGATGAGTGAGGTCTTCTGCATGTGATCGTTCCGATCTCGGGATGGCCCAGAGAATACTCGCCCCGCCGTTGCGGTAACAGGCTCCTCGCCCGGCACGAAAGCAGAAAGCCCCGGAGAATCGGCGAGATTCCGGGGCTGTCTGTAGCAGGAGCGGGGCTTGAACCCGCGACCTCACGATTATGAGTCGTGCGCTCTCACCAACTGAGCTACCCTGCCGCGAGGCATCCGATCCGGAGATGTGGATGCCGCGAGCCCCGAGTCAGGATTGAACTGACGACCCCTTCCTTACCATGGAAGTGCTCTGCCACTGAGCTATCGGGGCGTGCTGCCCGCGCGCGGGCAACGAGAACAAGAATAACAGAGCCCGGCGCGTGGTCCGAACCCGGCTGGACTCACTTGACGTGCGCGCGCAGCCACGGGATCGGGTCGATCGGCGTCGTGCCGTTCAGCAGGATCTCGAGGTGCGTGTGGGCGCCGTACGACCTGCCGGTGTTGCCGGTGCGGCCGATGTACTCGCCGACGTGCACGTGGTCGCCGACCTGCACCTGACGCGAGCCGTACTGCATGTGGCCGTAGCGGCTCGAGACGAGCTTGCCGTCGATGATGTGGTCGATGATGATCATCACGCCATAGCCGCCGCCGTTGTCGGTGGAGACCCGGACGACGCCGTCGGCGATCGCCTGCACGTGCGCGCCGGCGCCGGGCGTGAAATCGACGCCCTCGTGGAACTCTCCCGGTCGCGGGCCGAAGCCCCAGCTGATCGTGCAGCCGACCGCGAAGGGCCACTGGATCGGCGAGTTCGGGTCGTTCGTGAAGTAGGCGTTCGAGACGTTCTTGATGCCCGAGTCCGCACCGGCCTGGGCCGCCGTGACGGCCGAGTAGTCGATCGAGCGGTCGAGTGCGGTCGGCTGGGCCTGCGTCGGCGCCATGTACGCCTGGATGTCCTGGCTGTCGGTGCCCGACACGTTGATGGCGACGTCTCCGGCGGGCCCGAACGCGCTCGTGTTGGCGGTTCCGGCGGACGCGGCGACCGCCTCGGCGGGCGTGGTCATGCCGACGGCGAGCAGACCGACGATGCCCATGACTCCGATCGAGAAGGATGCTGTGGCGGCCCGGCGGGCGCCCCCCGTGTGCTTCTTCTTACGACGTGGCGCCTTGTGGGCCGGCTTCTGCTCTGACTCGGCGGCCACAGATTCGGCGGCCGGACTCTCGGCCGGCCGCTGGACCGGGGTCTCACCCGTGAAGGAGAACAGTCGCGCCGCCGCCTCGAACTCGTCGACGTGCGCCTCATCGACGCGAGGGTCGGTGCCAGGCTCCTCGACAGTCTCATCGAGGACGGGCTCGGCGACGACGGTGGCCTCGGCCGTGATGGAGGGCTCGTGCTCGTCCGCTTCCGGCGCGGCGGTGACGGATGCCTCGTGTGCGACGACGGCGGGCTCGGCCGTCGCGGTCGGCGGATGCGGGTCTGCGACCGGCTCGGCGGTGGCAACGGCTTCCGCCACGATCGGCGCGGGCGTCGCGACGGGCTCGCCGGCGACCGGACGCGTGCGGTTGCGCCTCGGTGCGTCGACGACGGGGACGGCGGTGATCGAGCCGGTGAGCGCGGCCCCGAGCGTCGGGAGCGCAGGACCCGTCGTCGTGTCGACCTGGCGCAGTTCCATCGCCGGCTCGGCCCGCACGACCGTGCGCGCAGGCGCGTCGACAGCGGGCGTGACGGTTGCGACCTCGAGTGCCGTGGTGCGGGCACGTCGGGTGGCGGAGCGGGAAGAAGCACCGGGAGCCGGGCTGTCGGCAGAGGCCTCAGACGAAGAAACGCCGGTCCTCGCGGTGCTACGAGTCCGGCGGCTGGCCTGCGGGGTCGTCTCCGCCCGCGTCGTGTGCTCGATGAGCGCCGCATCCTGAATCGGAGCGGTCGTCCGAATCGCGGCGTCGGCCGGCGCCTCCTCGATCGAGGAGGCCGTCGTCGACATCGCGTCGGGAGCGACAGGGAGGACGATCGTGTCGGCGACAGGCTCTGCGGCGCGACCCCAGACCACTGCGGGCCGGGGGGACACGGCATCCGTCGACCGGCGACGCGACTCCGCACGGGACCCCGAGAGATCCGCGGGAGCCGACTCGGGCACAGCGGAGGGACGACGCGAGCGCCGCGTCAGGGCGGGCTCGGTCACGGGCGCGTCAGAAGACAATCGTCAAGCGGGCTCTCAGATCGTGTCGCGGGGGGCAACGGTCGGACGAATGAGGAGGTCAGCACTTCCGCCGTTCGGGCGGCGAAAGTAACGAATGGGTAAACCATACCCCGAGTCGCCTGTGAATGCCATGGGCGGCATGCGACACGCCGGTCAGTCGCGGGCGTCGTCTCCGAGGTGCTCGACGAGTGCGTCGAACAGCGCGCCGCCCGCGGCGATGGTCATCCGCTTGCCCGGACGACCTCCCGGCGAGCCGCCGACGCGGCCGCCTGCCTCCTCGACGATGAGGGCTCCCGCCGCGTGGTCCCACGCGTTCAGGCCACGCTCGAAGTACCCGTCGAGGCGTCCCGCGGCGACGAAAGCGAGGTCCAGCGACGCGGCGCCGATGCGACGGATGTCGCGGGCGAGGGGCATCACGCGCCCGAGTCGCTCCAGCGCGGGCGCGTGCGTCGCCGGGTCGTAGCCGAAACCGGTCGCCAGGAGCGCCCCGGCCGGCGACGGCTCCGAGTTGACCGCGAGGCGCTCGCCGCCGAGCCAAGCGCCCGCATCCTTCGTCGCGTGGAAGAGCTCGCCGGATGCGGGGTTGAAGACGACGGCCGCGAGCGCGGTCCACGACGCGGTCTGCGGCTCGCCGGAGACCGCGGCGATGCTCACGGCATAGGACGGGATGCCGTACGCGTAGTTGACGGTGCCGTCGATCGGATCGACGACCCACGTGATGCCGGAGGTGCCGCCTGCCGCGTCGGACTCCTCTCCGAGGAAGCCGTCGTCGGGTCGCTCGGCGGCGACTCGCGCCCGGATGAGGTCCTCGACCTCGCGGTCGGCCTCGGTGACGATGTCCGCGAGCGCGGACTTCGTCGCGGCGATGCGCACGCCCTCGGTGCGGCGGCGATGAGCGAGCTGCCCCGCTTCACAGGCGATGTCGACGGCGAGATCGTGCAGGGCGGATGCAGCGGTCATACCTCAAAACTAGACCCGCCGCGCGTGCGGTTAGCGTGGAGGGATGCAGCGCAGCACCACCGGTCCCCTCACTCACGACGTCGTCATCGTCGGCGGAGGGCACAACGCCCTCGTCGCCGCCGCCTACGTGGGGCGCGCGGGTCGGACCGTCGCCGTCGTCGAGCGTCTCGATCACGTCGGCGGTGCTGCGGTGTCGGAGCGGCCGTGGGCGGGCGTCGATGCGAACCTGTCGCGCTACTCGTACCTCGTGAGCCTGCTGCCGCAGCAGATCATCCGCGACCTCGGCCTCGACATCGCCCTGCGGCGCCGCCGCTACTCGTCCTACACGCCCGTTCCCGGCGATCCGTCGCGTGGCATCCTCGTGGATCGGGAGGATGCCGGGGCGACCGCCGCATCCTTCCTCCGCGCCACCGGTTCGGCGGACGAGTCGCGCCGCTTCGACGACTTCTACGCGCGCCTGGCTCCCCTGGCCCGCGCCGTCTTCCCCACGATGGTCGAGCCGCTGCGTCGGGCGGCCGACATCCGTCCGCTCTTCGGCGAGACATGGGACGACCTCGTCGAACGCCCCCTCGGGGGCATGCTGCGCGATGCGTTCGAGACCGACATCACCCGCGGCATCGCGCTGACGGACGGGCTCATCGGGACGTTCGCGACGGCGGATGACGCGTCGCTCCGGCAGAATCG
This genomic window contains:
- a CDS encoding cupin domain-containing protein, producing the protein MQKTSLIALARHELGQARTASSGRSSKTVFGGHEHQLRQTVMALRAGESMAEHENPGEATLQVLDGRVLLKFGDVSWNGSPGDLMTIPDGRHSIDAVEDSVVLLTVVKKH
- a CDS encoding peptidoglycan DD-metalloendopeptidase family protein, whose protein sequence is MTEPALTRRSRRPSAVPESAPADLSGSRAESRRRSTDAVSPRPAVVWGRAAEPVADTIVLPVAPDAMSTTASSIEEAPADAAIRTTAPIQDAALIEHTTRAETTPQASRRTRSTARTGVSSSEASADSPAPGASSRSATRRARTTALEVATVTPAVDAPARTVVRAEPAMELRQVDTTTGPALPTLGAALTGSITAVPVVDAPRRNRTRPVAGEPVATPAPIVAEAVATAEPVADPHPPTATAEPAVVAHEASVTAAPEADEHEPSITAEATVVAEPVLDETVEEPGTDPRVDEAHVDEFEAAARLFSFTGETPVQRPAESPAAESVAAESEQKPAHKAPRRKKKHTGGARRAATASFSIGVMGIVGLLAVGMTTPAEAVAASAGTANTSAFGPAGDVAINVSGTDSQDIQAYMAPTQAQPTALDRSIDYSAVTAAQAGADSGIKNVSNAYFTNDPNSPIQWPFAVGCTISWGFGPRPGEFHEGVDFTPGAGAHVQAIADGVVRVSTDNGGGYGVMIIIDHIIDGKLVSSRYGHMQYGSRQVQVGDHVHVGEYIGRTGNTGRSYGAHTHLEILLNGTTPIDPIPWLRAHVK
- a CDS encoding inositol monophosphatase family protein, coding for MTAASALHDLAVDIACEAGQLAHRRRTEGVRIAATKSALADIVTEADREVEDLIRARVAAERPDDGFLGEESDAAGGTSGITWVVDPIDGTVNYAYGIPSYAVSIAAVSGEPQTASWTALAAVVFNPASGELFHATKDAGAWLGGERLAVNSEPSPAGALLATGFGYDPATHAPALERLGRVMPLARDIRRIGAASLDLAFVAAGRLDGYFERGLNAWDHAAGALIVEEAGGRVGGSPGGRPGKRMTIAAGGALFDALVEHLGDDARD